In a genomic window of Candidatus Ozemobacteraceae bacterium:
- a CDS encoding DUF2723 domain-containing protein, which produces MTSRDALLKPGPLFATIAAFGILAATMAPGLAWRHFGDDGGELILASVFLGVAHPAGCPAYLFLGKLFSLLPGTATAWKFNLLSVCAGSLAVGAITALLGSLNTRYHWSLGPWSRTAIGLLIGLNPALWSQSVITEVYAPATAFALWGLVGVFSWAERRRHGGTGAGWLAAAAACFGLAAGIHLLTLFLLPGLLVLVMGADPGCWRRPSFWTALLIGTGLTVMLYASLPVLATRLAPVNWSYIRTPSDFLDHLTGQQYRYRMLALTGRESLERLSVKTLPYVRDGWGSIGLLLLALGLFRAWRAALTNPDGEYRERLMRDGAGWALLLLVPGYYIMQYSIDDWFPYTCLPFCLAGLLLPWGWLAVTDLAGRLVARKDRLRSAISLAIMIHAAVMIAANAPAMSMAGEREPDRWAQGVMAGVASESLIISDYDGRTNALMYHARLGPSPRPDVIVVLRSMLAKSWYRDHLRRIYPALVLPEPNAIELGMAWDDLCNAVARSILLKNADRPLYTVARRPEVTGSLALSQEYGIYRIMPEIYGGE; this is translated from the coding sequence GATCCTGGCGTCGGTATTTCTCGGCGTCGCTCACCCGGCCGGATGCCCTGCCTACCTGTTCCTGGGAAAGCTGTTCAGCCTGCTTCCGGGAACCGCGACGGCCTGGAAGTTCAATCTTCTCTCGGTCTGCGCGGGCAGCCTTGCCGTGGGCGCCATCACCGCCCTGCTCGGCAGCCTGAACACCCGGTATCACTGGAGCCTCGGCCCGTGGTCGCGAACCGCGATCGGCCTCCTTATCGGCCTCAACCCGGCCCTCTGGTCGCAGTCCGTCATCACGGAAGTATACGCCCCGGCGACGGCCTTCGCGCTGTGGGGGCTGGTGGGGGTGTTCTCCTGGGCCGAGCGCCGCCGCCACGGCGGCACCGGGGCAGGCTGGCTGGCGGCGGCCGCCGCCTGTTTCGGCTTGGCCGCGGGCATTCACCTGCTGACCCTGTTTCTGCTTCCGGGCCTGCTCGTGCTGGTCATGGGCGCCGATCCCGGGTGCTGGCGGCGGCCGTCATTCTGGACAGCCCTGCTGATCGGCACCGGACTGACAGTGATGCTGTATGCGAGTCTGCCGGTCCTGGCGACCCGACTTGCCCCCGTCAACTGGTCGTATATTCGCACGCCGTCTGATTTCCTCGACCACCTCACGGGCCAGCAGTACCGCTACCGGATGCTGGCTCTCACCGGAAGAGAAAGCCTCGAGCGCCTGTCGGTGAAAACCCTTCCCTACGTCAGAGATGGCTGGGGAAGCATCGGTCTCCTGCTTCTCGCGCTCGGACTGTTCCGGGCCTGGCGCGCCGCCCTGACGAATCCCGACGGGGAATACCGGGAACGCCTGATGCGCGACGGAGCGGGGTGGGCCCTCCTGCTGCTCGTCCCCGGATATTATATCATGCAATATTCTATCGATGACTGGTTCCCGTACACCTGCCTGCCGTTCTGCCTCGCCGGTCTCCTGCTCCCGTGGGGATGGCTGGCCGTGACGGACCTGGCCGGCCGGCTGGTCGCCCGGAAAGACCGCCTGAGATCGGCGATTTCGCTTGCCATCATGATCCATGCCGCGGTGATGATCGCCGCGAACGCGCCGGCGATGTCAATGGCCGGCGAGCGGGAACCCGACCGCTGGGCGCAGGGCGTCATGGCGGGCGTGGCATCGGAGAGCCTGATCATCAGTGACTACGACGGCCGGACGAACGCCCTGATGTATCATGCCCGGCTCGGACCGTCGCCGAGGCCCGACGTGATCGTCGTGCTCCGTTCGATGCTCGCGAAATCCTGGTATCGCGACCATTTGCGCCGAATCTACCCTGCGCTTGTGCTTCCAGAACCAAACGCAATCGAACTCGGCATGGCATGGGACGACCTCTGCAACGCCGTTGCGCGCTCGATTCTCCTCAAAAACGCCGACAGGCCGCTTTACACGGTCGCCCGCCGGCCCGAGGTGACGGGCTCCCTTGCTCTCAGCCAGGAATACGGCATCTACCGCATCATGCCAGAAATATACGGTGGTGAATAG